One window of the Chryseotalea sp. WA131a genome contains the following:
- the rimK gene encoding 30S ribosomal protein S6--L-glutamate ligase, producing MNIAILSRDSKLYSTKRLKEAGEKRGHKVEIIDHMKCMLLIEKKNPMVWYNGRKLDYFDAIIPRIGASVTFYGAAVVRQFEMMKVFTAVESQALIRSRDKLRSMQILSRAGLGLPKTIFMDYSKDTEGVIEAVGGAPVVIKLLEGTQGLGVVLAENKKAAQSVIEAFHGVKARIIVQEFIKEAKGADIRAFVVNGEVVGAMRRQARDGEFRSNLHRGGHATVVKLDRHEKHAAIIAAKKMGLGVAGVDMLPSKRGPLIIEVNSSPGLEGIEGATKVDIGGKIIQYLEKNAGKNRIQKDKINA from the coding sequence ATGAACATTGCCATTCTTTCGCGCGACAGCAAGCTGTATTCCACCAAGCGATTAAAAGAAGCTGGTGAGAAGAGGGGTCACAAAGTGGAGATCATCGACCATATGAAGTGCATGCTGCTGATTGAAAAGAAGAACCCGATGGTGTGGTACAACGGTCGCAAGCTCGATTACTTTGACGCGATCATCCCACGCATTGGTGCATCGGTCACTTTTTATGGTGCAGCAGTGGTTCGGCAATTTGAAATGATGAAAGTATTTACTGCGGTAGAGTCACAAGCACTCATTCGCTCGCGCGATAAATTGAGGAGCATGCAAATACTTTCGCGCGCTGGCTTGGGTTTGCCCAAAACCATTTTCATGGATTACTCCAAAGATACCGAAGGGGTGATTGAAGCCGTGGGCGGAGCACCCGTGGTTATCAAATTATTGGAAGGTACACAAGGCTTGGGTGTGGTATTGGCCGAAAACAAAAAAGCTGCACAGTCGGTGATCGAGGCGTTTCATGGAGTGAAGGCACGAATAATTGTTCAAGAATTTATCAAAGAAGCAAAGGGTGCAGACATCCGTGCTTTTGTTGTAAATGGTGAAGTGGTAGGCGCCATGCGCAGGCAAGCGCGCGATGGCGAATTTCGCTCCAACCTCCATCGGGGTGGGCATGCTACGGTGGTGAAACTTGATCGCCATGAAAAACATGCGGCCATCATTGCGGCAAAAAAAATGGGCTTGGGTGTAGCGGGTGTAGATATGCTTCCTTCCAAACGCGGACCACTCATCATTGAAGTAAATTCTTCGCCAGGGCTAGAGGGAATTGAAGGTGCTACCAAAGTTGATATTGGCGGAAAGATTATTCAATACCTCGAAAAAAATGCCGGGAAGAACAGGATCCAGAAGGATAAGATTAACGCCTAA
- a CDS encoding aromatic ring-hydroxylating dioxygenase subunit alpha codes for MTDHSLYLKNLWYLAFHSSFLKKGRLLGKEICGEKIVLGRDASGKPFALRDNCPHRGVPLSAGWFKDDTIQCCYHGWQFNTQGTCTGIPAMPPDATFDPAKIKVFQYPVEEINDTIWVYIPDKKLPTTVPKLTAPNLLLQPGQKFKHVETVIMPADIDHSVIGLIDPAHVTFVHQSWYWRSAKKLKLKEKKFEPTPLGFKMVRHAPSTNSKGYGILKGGTSTEITFEIPGIRTEHILVGEKNQVVSITTLTPLNDKQTELTHIFYTDIALANWLWFPLKQLGKQFIGQDLGVFNKLNEGLQSKPTLSLIGEPDLQARWYYEIKRLWALSQQNNEPFVNPVKPQVLHWVT; via the coding sequence ATGACAGACCACTCTCTTTATCTCAAAAACCTTTGGTACCTGGCCTTTCACAGTTCTTTTTTGAAGAAAGGCAGATTGCTTGGCAAAGAAATCTGTGGTGAGAAAATTGTTCTTGGTCGCGATGCAAGCGGCAAACCTTTTGCCTTGCGTGATAACTGCCCACACCGGGGTGTGCCGCTGTCTGCCGGGTGGTTCAAAGACGATACTATTCAATGTTGCTACCACGGTTGGCAATTCAATACCCAAGGCACTTGCACCGGCATACCCGCCATGCCACCCGATGCGACTTTCGATCCAGCGAAGATTAAGGTATTTCAATATCCGGTTGAAGAAATCAACGATACGATTTGGGTGTACATACCAGATAAAAAATTACCAACTACTGTCCCCAAGCTAACTGCACCCAATTTGTTATTGCAACCCGGACAAAAATTCAAGCATGTAGAAACGGTAATCATGCCAGCCGATATTGACCATTCTGTTATCGGATTGATCGACCCCGCGCACGTTACCTTTGTGCATCAATCGTGGTACTGGCGCTCGGCAAAAAAACTAAAGCTGAAAGAGAAAAAGTTTGAGCCCACACCACTGGGTTTCAAAATGGTGCGACACGCGCCATCCACCAATTCAAAAGGCTATGGAATTTTAAAAGGAGGCACGAGTACCGAAATCACTTTTGAAATTCCTGGCATTCGCACCGAACATATTTTGGTAGGAGAGAAGAACCAAGTAGTATCCATCACAACGCTTACACCTCTGAACGACAAGCAAACCGAACTCACGCATATTTTTTATACCGACATCGCTCTGGCCAACTGGTTGTGGTTTCCGCTCAAGCAATTGGGCAAACAATTTATCGGACAAGACTTGGGCGTGTTCAACAAACTCAACGAGGGCCTTCAATCTAAACCAACCTTGTCGCTAATTGGTGAGCCCGATTTACAAGCGCGCTGGTATTACGAGATCAAAAGGCTTTGGGCATTGTCACAGCAAAACAATGAGCCATTTGTAAATCCGGTGAAGCCGCAGGTGCTGCATTGGGTGACGTAA
- a CDS encoding ATP-dependent zinc protease yields MQILGRSDRVDFPKLGLHNIHAKIDTGAYTCSLHCSRAEVVDGKLEFVLLDEEHPEFTGMKFTFTEFTKREIKNSFGEAEMRYVIKTTIQLFNRKIRAEFSLSDREKLRFPVLLGRRILRNRFLIDVTKKDLYFQTKIKPS; encoded by the coding sequence ATGCAAATACTTGGCCGGTCGGATCGTGTGGATTTTCCCAAACTCGGGCTGCACAATATCCATGCAAAAATCGATACGGGTGCTTACACCTGTAGCTTGCATTGCTCGCGTGCAGAAGTGGTGGACGGCAAATTGGAGTTTGTGCTGCTCGATGAAGAGCATCCTGAATTCACGGGCATGAAGTTTACCTTTACCGAATTCACCAAACGAGAAATCAAAAATTCGTTTGGCGAAGCGGAGATGCGCTACGTTATCAAAACTACCATTCAACTATTCAATCGAAAAATCCGAGCAGAATTTTCGTTGAGCGATCGTGAGAAACTTCGCTTTCCCGTTTTGCTGGGAAGGCGCATTTTGCGAAACCGTTTTTTAATCGATGTGACCAAAAAAGATTTGTATTTTCAAACCAAAATCAAGCCGTCATGA
- a CDS encoding helix-turn-helix domain-containing protein, producing the protein MKTSLEISVIRSEAQYRKYLAEVDHLMDIDPPMNSPDGRLLDTLVILIEAYEKQKGWELPEPDSPVEVIKTRMENLGLKQTDLVDVIGDKSVVSKVLNGSRKLTYSMIAPLSRLLKVPAELLLESR; encoded by the coding sequence ATGAAGACGAGTTTAGAAATTTCAGTTATTAGGAGTGAAGCGCAATACAGAAAGTATCTAGCGGAGGTTGATCATTTAATGGATATTGATCCTCCAATGAATTCACCTGATGGAAGATTGTTAGATACATTGGTCATTTTAATTGAAGCTTATGAAAAGCAGAAAGGATGGGAACTGCCAGAGCCTGATAGCCCCGTAGAGGTAATAAAGACTAGAATGGAAAATCTTGGCTTAAAGCAAACTGACTTGGTTGACGTAATTGGCGACAAAAGTGTGGTTTCAAAAGTACTAAATGGTTCTAGAAAATTGACGTATTCTATGATTGCTCCACTCAGTCGATTGTTAAAAGTACCAGCAGAATTGTTATTAGAGAGCAGGTAA
- a CDS encoding type II toxin-antitoxin system HigB family toxin — MRVIAKRTLKDYWTKHANCRKELEEWYGVAIKAEWASPKDVKQTYPKASIVSNNRVVFNIVGGNFRLVVKIAYRGKICFVRFIGTHKEYDTIDVATI, encoded by the coding sequence ATGAGGGTAATCGCCAAACGAACGTTGAAAGATTATTGGACCAAGCATGCCAATTGCCGAAAGGAGTTAGAGGAATGGTATGGAGTAGCAATAAAAGCGGAATGGGCTTCTCCAAAGGATGTAAAACAAACCTATCCTAAAGCAAGTATTGTAAGCAACAATCGAGTAGTTTTTAATATTGTAGGTGGCAATTTTCGGTTGGTTGTAAAAATTGCCTACCGAGGTAAAATTTGTTTTGTTCGATTTATTGGTACACATAAAGAATATGATACGATAGATGTAGCAACGATATGA
- a CDS encoding succinylglutamate desuccinylase/aspartoacylase family protein, producing MPKSLAIAEHDIRPGEFKEININIARLPSRTQIDTPIYVYRAVEPGPVLALTAGMHGDEINGMEIVRRIIDTGHNRVLRGTTVCMPIINVYGFLNYSREVPDGKDVNRSFPGSKLGSLASRVAYHLTHDIIPNIDFGIDFHTGGAMRTNYPQVRCMMQEPKNAELANAFHAPFTIDSPFRPHSLRQTAAKKGKNIIVYEGGELLRMDQQAIEEGINGTLRLMKHLNMIDWAPEPKQENKIIWSSAWARARTAGLFQPTIACGDLVHKNQIIGNLTDPFGEFKEQIKSPSTGYVVGLNNNPVVNAGDALMHLGMDDVCKLGGSGEE from the coding sequence ATGCCCAAATCCCTAGCAATAGCCGAACACGACATCCGCCCTGGCGAGTTCAAAGAAATTAATATCAACATTGCACGGCTTCCCTCGCGCACGCAGATCGATACGCCTATTTACGTATATCGCGCAGTGGAGCCCGGCCCTGTGCTTGCGCTCACTGCCGGTATGCATGGCGATGAAATCAACGGGATGGAGATTGTTAGAAGAATTATTGATACAGGTCATAATCGTGTGCTGCGAGGAACTACCGTGTGCATGCCGATTATTAACGTATATGGCTTTCTCAACTACTCACGCGAAGTGCCGGATGGCAAAGATGTCAACCGCTCCTTTCCGGGAAGTAAATTAGGATCATTGGCTTCGCGTGTGGCCTACCACCTAACGCACGACATTATCCCCAACATTGACTTTGGCATTGACTTTCACACAGGCGGTGCCATGCGCACCAACTACCCACAAGTGCGCTGCATGATGCAAGAACCCAAAAATGCAGAGCTTGCAAATGCGTTTCATGCGCCTTTCACCATTGACTCTCCGTTTCGTCCACACTCACTCCGACAAACCGCAGCGAAAAAAGGCAAAAACATTATTGTGTACGAAGGTGGCGAATTGTTGCGCATGGATCAACAAGCCATTGAAGAAGGCATTAACGGCACGTTGCGTTTGATGAAACATTTAAATATGATCGACTGGGCGCCTGAACCCAAACAAGAAAATAAAATCATTTGGAGTTCTGCCTGGGCCAGAGCACGCACGGCAGGGTTGTTTCAGCCCACGATCGCTTGTGGCGACCTCGTTCACAAAAATCAAATCATTGGCAACCTTACGGATCCGTTTGGCGAATTCAAAGAACAAATCAAATCACCCTCCACAGGTTATGTGGTTGGGCTTAACAATAATCCGGTTGTAAATGCGGGTGATGCTCTGATGCACTTGGGTATGGATGATGTGTGTAAACTTGGGGGAAGTGGGGAGGAGTGA
- a CDS encoding DUF2911 domain-containing protein, whose translation MKKQSILLFALMIFSFVGFAQKSPPAKATGTADGVSVTVDYHQPSARGRKIMGGLVPFGEVWRTGANAVTSIEFSANAKVEGQAVPKGKYGLYTIPGETEWTVILSKEASGSPFDYSEKKDLLRAKVKSAKTASMVETFTISVEGNNVVLKWENTSVSFKISKG comes from the coding sequence ATGAAAAAACAATCTATCCTGCTATTCGCTTTAATGATTTTTAGTTTTGTCGGATTCGCCCAAAAGAGCCCACCAGCCAAGGCAACAGGAACCGCTGATGGCGTTTCTGTTACTGTCGATTACCATCAACCATCTGCAAGAGGTCGTAAAATTATGGGTGGGCTTGTCCCTTTTGGTGAAGTTTGGCGCACAGGTGCTAATGCCGTAACCAGTATTGAGTTTAGTGCAAATGCAAAGGTAGAAGGACAAGCTGTTCCAAAAGGAAAATATGGTTTGTACACAATTCCTGGGGAAACCGAATGGACAGTTATCTTGAGCAAAGAAGCTTCCGGTAGCCCATTCGATTATTCTGAAAAGAAAGATCTGCTGCGTGCAAAAGTGAAGTCTGCCAAAACAGCGAGCATGGTAGAAACCTTCACCATCAGTGTTGAAGGTAACAATGTTGTTTTGAAGTGGGAAAACACTTCCGTTTCCTTCAAAATTTCAAAAGGATAA
- a CDS encoding four helix bundle protein, translated as MIKSLEEFKIYNLSLELSDEIWKALLKWNHFEKDTIGKQLARATDSISANLSEGLGRFHTKEFINFCYYARGSLFETKTWLTKVKIRNLMEETASEKLLNDIEVLGKMLNSFINTLKQPKS; from the coding sequence ATGATTAAATCGTTAGAGGAATTTAAAATTTACAATCTATCGCTTGAGTTATCGGATGAGATTTGGAAAGCTTTATTGAAGTGGAATCATTTTGAAAAGGACACAATCGGCAAGCAGTTAGCTAGAGCAACTGATTCAATTTCAGCGAATTTATCGGAGGGATTGGGGCGTTTTCATACCAAGGAATTTATTAATTTCTGTTATTACGCAAGGGGTTCTTTGTTCGAAACCAAAACATGGTTAACAAAAGTAAAAATCAGAAACCTAATGGAAGAAACAGCTTCTGAAAAGTTACTGAATGACATCGAAGTGTTAGGTAAAATGCTCAACAGCTTCATCAATACGCTAAAGCAACCTAAGTCCTAA
- a CDS encoding type IX secretion system membrane protein PorP/SprF yields MLISIVSATAQDPQFSQFYAAPLYLNPAFAGATNQNRVGINYRNQWPAIDANFNTISAFADFYIESKNSGVGILINRDTEGVLGLSSTSIALQYAYDLSLTKKLSFRPGFQVGVYNRAINFSRLVFGDQLNPQTGGLIPGASAEGLNTGQSKFFPDISMGGLFYSPQGWFGFAAHHITEPDQSLVGSKDNLPMKISGHAGWKFYLAPGQMGQGFYKKPRERSLTPTVQYRHQGRFDQMDVGLYYTFEPIIIGTWYRGVPFKSLNGIVNNESIVLLVGFTKRGTKDVLNIGYSYDYTISKLGFGSGGAHEFSLTYSWSSRDPRKPAKDKLIMPCPVPWF; encoded by the coding sequence ATGCTGATATCAATTGTTTCGGCAACTGCCCAAGACCCACAATTTTCTCAGTTCTACGCAGCTCCCTTGTATTTAAATCCTGCCTTTGCGGGAGCTACTAATCAAAATAGAGTAGGGATCAATTACCGCAACCAATGGCCGGCCATCGATGCAAACTTTAATACCATTTCTGCTTTTGCGGATTTCTATATTGAAAGTAAAAATAGTGGGGTGGGTATTTTGATCAACCGCGATACGGAAGGCGTGTTAGGCTTGTCGTCTACCAGCATTGCCTTGCAGTATGCCTACGATTTGAGTTTGACTAAAAAATTATCCTTTCGTCCGGGTTTTCAAGTAGGTGTTTATAACCGCGCCATCAACTTTAGTCGGTTGGTGTTTGGCGATCAATTAAATCCGCAAACGGGTGGATTGATACCTGGCGCTTCCGCGGAAGGATTGAACACTGGTCAATCAAAATTTTTTCCTGATATTTCCATGGGGGGGCTTTTTTATTCGCCACAAGGATGGTTTGGTTTTGCTGCGCATCACATCACCGAGCCCGATCAATCGCTGGTGGGATCGAAAGACAATTTGCCCATGAAAATCTCGGGCCATGCCGGTTGGAAATTTTACTTAGCACCCGGACAAATGGGGCAGGGGTTTTATAAAAAGCCACGTGAGCGAAGCCTTACACCAACTGTTCAATATCGCCACCAAGGCAGGTTCGATCAAATGGATGTGGGATTGTACTATACCTTTGAACCAATTATTATCGGTACGTGGTACCGCGGGGTGCCTTTCAAATCCTTGAATGGCATTGTCAATAACGAATCGATCGTGTTGTTGGTAGGATTTACCAAGCGCGGCACAAAAGATGTGTTGAACATTGGCTACAGTTATGACTACACGATTTCCAAACTTGGTTTTGGAAGCGGGGGGGCACACGAGTTTAGCCTAACTTACTCATGGTCATCGCGCGATCCGCGCAAGCCGGCAAAAGACAAGTTGATCATGCCTTGTCCGGTGCCGTGGTTTTAG
- the ligD gene encoding non-homologous end-joining DNA ligase translates to MAKKSQWVTIGKRKIELSNLNKVLFPEDNILKAEVIEYYFSIAPTLLNHIKGRALTLIRFPDGIHGETFYQKNRPDWSPDWIEFERLGKEEKKDYIIATEQASLVWLANLASLELHQLHSRRPNFDCPDYMVFDLDPPEGYDFQNVVPIAFELKEAIKKFGYTPFVKTTGGKGIHICCPLLPKHDFHTVFEAAQLIAQPFVDSNPNTTLHIKKEARKGRVLIDIYRIRSGQSIVSPYSLRGRVGAPVSMPLSWDDLAKVKSPSAFTIHNALELVTTKGDAWEGMDAYAVELHTHREMKNLASPLPPNRKRKTPEQLESYEKKRDFRKTPEPKAEIDISGGNNFVVHRHHASHLHYDLRLEQDGVLKSWAVPRGLPPHPGVKRLAVQTEDHPMKYLTFDGTIPKGQYGGGEMWIYALGKYQITKEKTDGFYFKLNSKEINAEYRIHKMKQKEWLMERVDEPQFNFLKAEIQPMLSESLDHPPTTYDYFYEVKWDGIRALISLEDGNITIKTRNQQNVTAQFPELLKADKSFRATCGLFDAEIVCLDKAGKPEFKKVIQRMQQTGATTIERLSKTLPVNCYVFDCLYLDGRPLINEPLAKRREWLRDAIKTKESPYRLSEIEEDGNSLFAAAKIHGLEGIMAKRKDSKYLIGKRSDAWLKIKVRQSTECFIIGFTPGKGDRKATFGALQIAEQKEGALYYRGKVGTGFNDATMQEISKALKKLAVVKSHTLQGGKIVDEKITTWIEPKLMAEISYARLTPDEMFREPVFLRLRTDCS, encoded by the coding sequence ATGGCAAAAAAATCGCAATGGGTCACCATCGGAAAGCGCAAGATTGAACTCAGCAATCTCAACAAAGTACTTTTTCCTGAAGATAATATTTTAAAGGCAGAAGTAATTGAATACTACTTCTCTATTGCGCCCACGTTGCTCAATCACATCAAAGGCCGTGCGCTTACGCTGATTCGTTTTCCGGATGGCATTCATGGAGAAACATTTTATCAAAAAAATCGCCCTGACTGGTCGCCAGACTGGATTGAATTTGAAAGGCTAGGCAAGGAGGAAAAAAAAGATTACATCATCGCTACTGAACAGGCCTCCTTGGTTTGGTTGGCCAACCTTGCTTCTCTTGAGCTACATCAACTTCATAGTCGCAGGCCAAATTTCGATTGCCCCGATTACATGGTGTTTGATTTGGATCCCCCAGAAGGCTATGATTTTCAAAATGTAGTGCCGATTGCTTTCGAATTGAAGGAGGCAATTAAAAAATTTGGCTACACACCCTTTGTAAAAACCACAGGAGGCAAGGGCATTCATATCTGCTGCCCGCTATTGCCCAAGCATGATTTTCATACCGTGTTTGAGGCCGCTCAATTGATTGCCCAACCATTTGTAGACAGCAATCCAAACACCACGCTTCATATAAAAAAAGAAGCCCGCAAGGGTCGGGTCTTGATTGATATTTATCGAATCCGCTCTGGCCAGAGCATTGTTTCACCGTACAGTTTGCGCGGTAGGGTAGGTGCGCCTGTTTCGATGCCACTTTCGTGGGATGATTTGGCGAAAGTAAAAAGTCCGAGTGCGTTTACTATTCACAATGCATTGGAATTGGTAACAACCAAGGGAGATGCATGGGAAGGGATGGATGCGTATGCCGTTGAATTGCATACCCACAGAGAGATGAAAAATCTTGCGTCTCCACTACCGCCTAACAGAAAAAGAAAAACGCCTGAGCAATTAGAGAGCTACGAGAAGAAAAGAGATTTCAGAAAAACACCTGAGCCAAAGGCCGAGATTGATATCAGCGGTGGAAATAATTTCGTAGTCCATCGGCACCATGCCTCACATCTCCATTATGATTTGAGATTGGAGCAAGACGGAGTATTAAAATCGTGGGCGGTGCCCCGGGGTTTGCCTCCGCACCCAGGTGTAAAACGATTGGCTGTGCAGACAGAAGATCACCCAATGAAATACTTAACCTTTGATGGCACTATTCCGAAAGGGCAATATGGAGGAGGTGAAATGTGGATTTATGCATTGGGCAAATATCAGATCACGAAAGAAAAAACAGATGGATTTTACTTTAAATTGAATAGCAAAGAAATAAATGCTGAATACCGCATTCACAAAATGAAGCAAAAGGAATGGTTGATGGAGCGGGTAGACGAGCCGCAATTCAATTTTTTAAAAGCCGAAATTCAACCCATGCTTTCGGAATCATTGGATCATCCACCCACTACCTATGACTATTTTTATGAAGTGAAATGGGATGGCATCCGTGCCTTGATTTCGTTGGAAGACGGAAACATCACCATTAAAACGCGCAACCAACAAAATGTAACAGCGCAATTTCCCGAATTACTAAAAGCAGACAAATCGTTTCGGGCCACCTGTGGCTTGTTTGATGCCGAAATTGTTTGTTTGGATAAAGCTGGGAAACCCGAATTCAAAAAAGTGATTCAGCGCATGCAACAAACCGGTGCCACCACCATTGAGCGTTTATCAAAAACACTTCCTGTTAATTGTTACGTGTTCGATTGTTTGTATTTAGATGGAAGGCCATTGATTAACGAGCCGCTAGCGAAACGGAGAGAATGGTTGCGCGATGCAATTAAAACGAAGGAGTCACCCTATCGCCTCAGCGAAATAGAAGAAGATGGCAACTCGCTTTTTGCTGCTGCAAAAATTCACGGGCTAGAAGGAATCATGGCCAAGCGAAAAGACAGCAAGTACTTGATTGGCAAACGCAGCGATGCTTGGCTGAAGATAAAAGTCCGACAGTCAACCGAATGCTTCATCATCGGATTTACGCCAGGCAAGGGCGATCGGAAAGCAACCTTTGGCGCATTGCAAATTGCTGAGCAGAAAGAAGGTGCATTGTATTATAGAGGTAAGGTGGGTACCGGTTTTAACGATGCTACCATGCAAGAGATCAGTAAAGCGTTAAAGAAGTTGGCAGTTGTTAAGAGCCATACACTTCAAGGTGGTAAGATTGTAGATGAAAAAATTACCACCTGGATTGAGCCTAAACTGATGGCAGAAATCAGCTATGCCCGATTGACACCTGATGAAATGTTTCGCGAGCCTGTTTTTCTGCGGTTACGGACGGATTGTAGTTGA
- a CDS encoding NAD(P)H-binding protein, with amino-acid sequence MNYVITGSIGHISKPIVKKLKEAGHHVTVITSNSDRVKEIESLGATAFVGSVEDPAFVSKAFAGADAVYLMIPPNWSLTGGWLDYQKKVADNYIAAVNQSKVKNVVLLSSIGAHLRKGAGPVDGLGYAEEKLLASKDANIKVFRPSYFFYNLFSMVPLLKNMNILGSNFGNTDEKLVLVHTSDIADVIGDALAKLDFKGYSIQYIASDERHPNEIAEVLSKAANKPSPWVTFTDEQSLQGMLQANLPATIANGYVELGASLRSGKAQEDYWKNKPVLGRVKLEDFAKEFVGAYNG; translated from the coding sequence ATGAATTATGTTATCACCGGCTCCATCGGCCATATCAGCAAGCCAATCGTTAAAAAATTAAAAGAGGCAGGTCATCATGTAACGGTGATCACCAGCAATTCAGACCGTGTAAAAGAAATTGAATCATTGGGCGCAACTGCCTTTGTGGGTTCAGTAGAAGATCCCGCGTTTGTATCAAAAGCCTTTGCCGGAGCGGATGCCGTGTATTTAATGATCCCACCCAATTGGTCGCTTACGGGAGGTTGGTTAGATTACCAAAAGAAAGTTGCTGACAATTACATCGCAGCAGTCAACCAAAGCAAAGTTAAGAATGTGGTACTATTGAGCAGTATTGGCGCTCATTTGCGCAAAGGCGCTGGCCCTGTTGATGGATTGGGCTATGCCGAAGAGAAATTATTGGCTTCAAAAGATGCAAACATAAAGGTATTCCGCCCTTCTTACTTCTTTTATAACTTGTTTAGCATGGTGCCCTTGTTGAAGAACATGAATATTTTGGGTTCCAATTTTGGAAACACTGATGAAAAATTGGTATTGGTCCACACCAGCGATATTGCCGATGTAATCGGTGATGCCTTAGCAAAGTTAGATTTTAAAGGCTATTCTATCCAATACATTGCCAGTGACGAGCGTCACCCCAACGAAATAGCCGAAGTGCTTAGCAAGGCTGCTAACAAACCTTCACCGTGGGTTACGTTTACCGATGAACAATCATTGCAAGGAATGTTGCAGGCTAATTTACCTGCCACCATTGCCAATGGTTACGTAGAGTTGGGAGCATCTCTACGCTCTGGAAAAGCACAAGAAGATTATTGGAAAAATAAACCTGTGCTTGGCAGAGTGAAGCTGGAAGATTTTGCAAAAGAATTTGTGGGGGCTTACAATGGATAA
- a CDS encoding acyl-CoA thioesterase: MTLSTDPFTFSILVQPSDIDELNHVNNVVYVRWVQEVAVAHWNTMASEQLKNEVAWMLHRHEIDYKNQSFLGDTITGYTWVGEAKGATFERFVKLMRGDVELTFSRMVWVMLDAKTLKPKRIDAPMIELLRKSYPS, from the coding sequence ATGACCTTATCTACTGATCCTTTTACGTTTTCGATACTCGTTCAGCCCAGCGATATAGACGAACTCAACCACGTTAACAATGTGGTGTATGTGCGTTGGGTACAAGAAGTAGCAGTCGCACATTGGAATACCATGGCTTCTGAACAATTAAAAAATGAAGTCGCTTGGATGTTGCATCGACATGAGATCGACTACAAAAACCAATCGTTTTTAGGCGATACCATTACCGGATATACATGGGTGGGCGAGGCCAAGGGGGCTACCTTCGAGCGATTTGTAAAATTAATGCGAGGTGATGTTGAGTTAACATTTTCTCGCATGGTGTGGGTGATGCTCGATGCAAAGACTTTAAAACCAAAACGGATAGATGCTCCGATGATAGAATTATTGAGAAAAAGTTATCCAAGTTAA